In Solidesulfovibrio carbinoliphilus subsp. oakridgensis, the sequence CATGGTTTCCAGGCACTCGCGCTGCTGGGGGCTGGGGCCGGTCTTAAGCAGGAGCTGGGAGAGCCCCATGATGGCGTTTAAGGGGGTGCGGATCTCGTGGCTCATGTTGGCCAGGAAGGCCGATTTCATGCGGCTGGCTTCCTCGGCCTCGACCCGGGCCCGGATCAGGTCCGACACGTCGGCAAAGGACTCGATGCCGCCCGTGGCCAGGCCCTGGCTGTCGCGGATGGGGGCGGCGTTTTTGAGGATGGTCACCCGGCGGCCGTCGCGGGTCAGGATCTGGGACTGGCGTTTTTGCACCGAGGCGTCCCCGGGCCGGGCCGGGCAGGGCGAGGGGGGCGACTCGCGCAACAGCTCGCCCCGGCGCCGGCCCAGGGCCTGGTCCCGGCTGTAGCCCGTTATGGCCGTGAACTCGTCGTTTATCGTCACCACCACGTCGTCGCGGTTGACGATGCAGATGGCGGCCCCGGCGATGGTGATGACCTGTTCGAGAAAGCTTTTCTCCCGCTCCACCGACAGCCTGGCTTCGACCAGGGGCGTGACGTCGATCAGCGACACGATAAGGCCGGTGAAAACGCCGTCTTCCAGGACCGGCTGGAGCTTGGCCGTGACGTCCCGGTCGCAAAGGCGCCGGTCGAAGGAGACCGGGGCATGGGCCGCGCCCCGGCGGAAGAGGTCGAGAAAGGCCCCGGCCTGGTAGTCCTCGGTTTCGAGGTCCAGGATGGCCAGGGGCTGGCCGAGGACCGCCTCCCGAGGGAGGTCGAGGAGCGTCAGGTAGCGGTCGTTTATTTCCACCACCACCCCGTCCGGCGCGACAAAGGCGATGCCCTGGTCCAGGGCGGCGATGATGGAGGAAAGGCGCGTGAGCCGGCTGGCCGCCTCGGCCATGTGGGCGGCCGGACAGGTGGCCCCGGTCCGGCCGGTCAGGCGGCCCAGGCGCCGGGCCGGCCGGCCGGCCGGGTTACGAGGCCTGCGTCGCTGCCGCCGCGTGAAAGACATCCAGACGCTCCTTGTAAGGCGGATGGCCGAAAAAGGCCGAGCCGGACACCAGCACGTCGGCCCCGGCCGCGACCAGGGCGGCGGTGTTGCCCGGGGTCACGCCGCCGTCCACCTGGATGCGGAAGGAAAGGCCCCGCTCCCGGCGCATGGCCGAGAGGGTCCGGACCTTCTCCAGGCAGAAGGGAAGAAACGACTGGCCGCCGAACCCGGGGTTGACGGTCATGATGAGGACCATGTCGAGCTCGGGCAGGAGGTATTCCACGGCCGAAAGGTGGGTGGCCGGATTGAGCGCCACGGCCGGGGCCGCGCCCAGGCGCCGGATTTCGGCCACCGTGCGCTCCAGGTGGACGGTGGCCTCGGCGTGGACGCAGATGAGGTCGGCCCCGGCGTCGCGAAAGGCCGCAAGATACCGTTCCGGCCGCTCGATCATGAGGTGGGTGTCGAAATAAAGGGAGCTGACGCGGCGCAGGGCGGCGATGACCGGCGGGCCGAAGGTGATGTTGGGCACAAAAAGCCCGTCCATGACGTCCAGGTGGGCCCAGGTGAGGCCGGCGGCCGCGAGCGCGGCCAGTTCGTCGGCCAGGCGGCTGAAGTCCGCGGATAAAAGCGACGGCGAAAGGATAAACGGTGCGGTCATGACGGCTCCGGCGGCGGGAATCAGGGGGGCGAGCCTTCCCCTTCGCCGCTTCCATACAACGATAGTCCGGCCGATGCCCCGGGTCAAGGCGGCGCTCCCGTTCCGTGGCCGGTCGGCTTTGCGCCGCTTGCCATTTCCGGGCAAAGGGGCATTGTGACATTGTGCCGGCCCAAGGAGCCTGCGCAGCGGCGGGAACGCCGCAGGCCGAGGCGTCACGCGTTTTCCGTGGCCCCGTCACCGAACCGTAACGGGCCAAACCTACCTTCCGCCCGTGACCAGGGACATTTCGCGCCAATCATGGCGCGACAACCATTGAGGAGGGTTTCCGTGAAAAAACTGATTGGCATCGTAGCCGCGTGTCTCATGATCGCTTCCACCGCCTTTGCCGACACCACCATCAAGGTCGACGGTTCCACCACCGTGCTGCCCATCATGCAGAAAGTGGTCGAGGCCTATATGAAGGCCCACCCGGATGTGAAGATTTCCGTGTCCGGCGGCGGCTCGGGCAACGGCATCAAGTCGCTCATCGACGGCGCCACCGACATCGCCATGGCCTCGCGCGCCATGGAGCAGAAGGAAATCGACCTGGCCAAGACCAAAAACGTCAACCCCAACCAGATCGTCTGCGCCATCGACGCCATCGTGCCCGTCGTCAATCCGGGCAACAAGCTGGCCGAGATCACCACCGCCCAGCTCAAGGACCTCTACACGGGCAAGATCACCAGCTGGAAGGATCTTGGCGGCGAGGGTCCGGTGGTCGTCATTTCCCGCGACACCTCGTCGGGCACCTACGAGACCTGGGAAGGTCTGGTCATGAAAAAGGAACGCGTCTTCCCGGGCGCGCTGATGCAGGCCTCGAGCGGCGCGGTGGTCCAGGCCGTCAGCAAGAACAAGAACGCCATCGGCTACGTGGGCATCGGCTACCTCGACGCCTCCACCAAGGGCCTCAAGGTCGACGGCATCGAAGCCACTGCGGAAAACGCCAAGTCCAAGAAGTACCCCGTCTCCCGCGACCTGTACCTCTACACCAACGGCGCCCCCTCCGGCGCGGCCAAGGGCCTGGTCGACTTCCTGCTCGGCGCCGAAGGCCAGAAGCTGGTCAAGGAAGCCGGTTTCGTTCCCCTCAACTAGCCTGCCCGAAAACGCCCGCAACGCGTCCCGGCCCGCCCGCGCGGCGTCGGGACGCGCCGCTTGGAGACGCCCATGGCCCTTTCGCGCAAGACCAAGGACCGCCTGATCCAAAACGCCTTTTTCCTGACCGCCCTGTCGTCCATCGTGGCCCTGGCGCTGATCATGATCTACCTCTTTGCGGAGGGGCTGCCGATCTTCAAGGACGTCTCGGTCCTGGACTTCCTGTTCGGCAACCTGTGGTATCCCACCTCCGATCCGCCGGAATTCGGCATTTTCCCCCTGATCGTGGCCTCGCTGTCGGTCACGCTGGTCTCCTCGGCCATCGCCATCCCGCTTGGCGTCATGACCGCCATCTACCTGGCCGAGATCGCCAGCCGCAAGACCCGCGACATTTTCAAGCCCATCGTCGAGCTGCTGGCCGCCCTGCCGTCGGTGGTCATCGGCTTTTTCGGCATGGTGGTGGTGGCGCCGTTTCTCCAGGAGACCTTCGACCTGGCAACAGGCCTCAACCTTTTCAACGCCTCCATCATGCTGGCCTTCATGTCCGTGCCGACCATCTGCTCCGTGTCCGAGGACGCCATCTACGCCGTGCCCCGGGAGCTCAAGGAAGCCTCCCTGGCCCTGGGGGCCACGCACTTCGAGACCATCACCAAGGTGGTGCTGCCGGCGTCCTTGTCCGGCATCTCCACGGCCGTCATGCTCGGCATGTCCCGGGCCATCGGCGAGACCATGGTCGTCCTCATGGTGGCCGGCGGCGCGGCCATCATCCCGACCTCGATTTTTTCCGCGGTCCGGCCCATGCCGTCGAGCATCGCGGCGGAGATGGCCGAGGCGTCCTTCCGCGGCGACCACTACCGGGCCCTCTTCGCCATCGGCATCGTGCTGTTTCTTTTCACCCTGGTCTTCAACCTCGTGGCCAGCCACGTGTCCGAAAAGCACAAGCAGGTCGGCGCGGCCACGCTGTAGCCGCCAAGGAACTCCCCATGAACGCCACCGCCGTCGCCCGCCAAAGCCTGGCCCGCCGCCACCGCACCCAGAAGATCATGTGGGGCGTCTTCGGCCTGTCGTCGCTCGTCAACATGGCAGCCCTGCTCCTTATCTGCGGCTTTCTGCTCATAAAAGGCCTGCCCGCCATCTCCTGGAGCTTTCTGACCGAGATGCCGCGCGACTCCATGACCGCCGGCGGCATCCTGCCCTGCATCCTCGGCACCATCTACTTGAGCCTCGGCACCATGGCCGTGGCCTTTCCCCTCGGCGTGGCCTCGGCCGTCTACTTAAACGAATACGCCACCCCGGGCCGGACCCTGCGGCTCATCCGCCTTGGCATCAACAATCTGGCCGGCGTGCCGTCGGTGGTCTTCGGCCTTTTCGGCCTGGCGTTTTTCGTCACCTTCTTTGGCCTGGGCGTCAGCCTCCTCTCCGGCATCCTGACCCTTTCGATCCTGGTCCTGCCGGTCATCATCGGCACGGCCGAAGAGGCGCTCAAAGCCGTGCCCCAGACCTACCGCGAGGCCTCGCTCGGCCTTGGGGCCACCAAGTGGCAGACCATCCGGCTGGTGGTCCTGCCGGCGGCCATGCCGGGCATGCTGACCGGGGCCATCCTCGGCCTGTCCCGGGTGGCCGGCGAGACCGCGGCCATCATGTTCACGGCGGCCGTCTTTTTCACGCCCTACCTCCCGACCAACCTGACCGACTCGGTCATGGCCCTGCCGTACCACATCTACGTCCTGGCCACGGCCGGCACGGACATCGACAAGACCCGGCCCCTCCAGTACGGCACGGCCCTGGTGCTCATCGTCCTGGTCCTCGGCATGAACCTCGGAGCCATCCTCTACCGGGCCAAGCTGCAAAAAAAGCGCTAGGTCCATGCCGTTAAAA encodes:
- the rpe gene encoding ribulose-phosphate 3-epimerase, encoding MTAPFILSPSLLSADFSRLADELAALAAAGLTWAHLDVMDGLFVPNITFGPPVIAALRRVSSLYFDTHLMIERPERYLAAFRDAGADLICVHAEATVHLERTVAEIRRLGAAPAVALNPATHLSAVEYLLPELDMVLIMTVNPGFGGQSFLPFCLEKVRTLSAMRRERGLSFRIQVDGGVTPGNTAALVAAGADVLVSGSAFFGHPPYKERLDVFHAAAATQAS
- a CDS encoding phosphate ABC transporter substrate-binding protein — its product is MKKLIGIVAACLMIASTAFADTTIKVDGSTTVLPIMQKVVEAYMKAHPDVKISVSGGGSGNGIKSLIDGATDIAMASRAMEQKEIDLAKTKNVNPNQIVCAIDAIVPVVNPGNKLAEITTAQLKDLYTGKITSWKDLGGEGPVVVISRDTSSGTYETWEGLVMKKERVFPGALMQASSGAVVQAVSKNKNAIGYVGIGYLDASTKGLKVDGIEATAENAKSKKYPVSRDLYLYTNGAPSGAAKGLVDFLLGAEGQKLVKEAGFVPLN
- the pstC gene encoding phosphate ABC transporter permease subunit PstC, with the protein product MALSRKTKDRLIQNAFFLTALSSIVALALIMIYLFAEGLPIFKDVSVLDFLFGNLWYPTSDPPEFGIFPLIVASLSVTLVSSAIAIPLGVMTAIYLAEIASRKTRDIFKPIVELLAALPSVVIGFFGMVVVAPFLQETFDLATGLNLFNASIMLAFMSVPTICSVSEDAIYAVPRELKEASLALGATHFETITKVVLPASLSGISTAVMLGMSRAIGETMVVLMVAGGAAIIPTSIFSAVRPMPSSIAAEMAEASFRGDHYRALFAIGIVLFLFTLVFNLVASHVSEKHKQVGAATL
- the pstA gene encoding phosphate ABC transporter permease PstA: MNATAVARQSLARRHRTQKIMWGVFGLSSLVNMAALLLICGFLLIKGLPAISWSFLTEMPRDSMTAGGILPCILGTIYLSLGTMAVAFPLGVASAVYLNEYATPGRTLRLIRLGINNLAGVPSVVFGLFGLAFFVTFFGLGVSLLSGILTLSILVLPVIIGTAEEALKAVPQTYREASLGLGATKWQTIRLVVLPAAMPGMLTGAILGLSRVAGETAAIMFTAAVFFTPYLPTNLTDSVMALPYHIYVLATAGTDIDKTRPLQYGTALVLIVLVLGMNLGAILYRAKLQKKR